CATTGTTCAAAGGAAAATAGGTTTTGTTGGAGAATATACAAAGTGACTTCACTTCCTTTTATGGATTTTTCGGGTTTGGTCACTTGGAAAATTCTCCGTATTTGGGGTGAAGTCCTTTTTTATGCTCCTAGAAACCTTGGTATTTACGGGATTACAAAATTGCAAAAGGCTCAAATAAATAAATTACTAAAAAAACTAGTTTTAAGCCGTAATTAAGAAACAAGGGGCAGCTATAGCTTCAAATCATCCAGTTTTATGCATCTCTTACATCGTATACCATGTCAATGCCTTGTGCGTGTTTTTTACAACAGGTTACAGGGCCAACATGAGAAAGCAAGATATATCTTAACACCATTTTGTTACAAAATTTCCATGGCCTATTATGGCTATGAATATTTCAGGTTTAACTTTCTGCACATAATTTCCCTCTTTGTTTCACTTCTATTTCTCATCATTTATACATAAAAATTAAATAGCTTAACAAGAAGGAGGCGATATATGAGATAGCTTAATTTAGTCTAATTATCGAACGATCCGGCCAATACAGCACGGTTTTCTGCCAAGTTTTAGAAGGAATTTGTAAAAATAAACAGAATAAATGTAAAAAGTCGAGGAGGGTTTGCCATGTATAAAAAAATTTTAGTACCTCTGGACGGTTCGGATCGTTCCAACAAAGCCCTGGCTCACACTGTGGAGCTGGCTTCCAAGTTAAATGCCAAAATAACTTTAATGCACGTGGTACCCAGTTTACCACCCTATGTCAACACCGCAGTGGATAGATTAGGTCAGGCACAGCAATCTATTATTGAAGAATTAATGAGAAATGGCAAAGAAATGCTGCAGCAGTATGCCTCTTCTATTTCAGATAAAGGTATTGAAGTTGATTCTTTCACTGTAATGGGTCAACCAGCAGATGAAATTATCGAAAAGGCAAAACGTGAGGACTATGATTTAATCGTGATTGGTAGCCGTGGCTTAGGGGAAATAAAGGGTTACCTGATGGGAAGTGTTAGTAACCGTGTCTCCCGACACGCCCCCTGCCCAGTACTAATTATACGCTAACAAATTCATAAGGAAATGCCAAGATCGAAAAGGGGATTGTCGCGTGGCTTGCGACAATCCCCTTTATAACTTGGTATTAAACTTCGACTAATTGTAAATTTAGCTGGGCTGGGTAACTTTCTGGAATTGGTTTGTTATCCTTAGGTTCAGTTATCACTGTTGAATTGTAGGAACCAGGTGTGGGCTCCTCGGTAGTATATTTAATAATAAGTGTGTCTTTGTCTAACTCCAGATCTACTATAAAGATTTTATAACCACTGGAAGGTTTTTCACCCCAGGATATTTCCACTTCCCGCCCACCATCTTGATTGGTAATGATCTGGGCAGTAACACCTGTATCATTAACACCCAATTGATTTTCCATCTCTTTGAGAATATTTTGCAGTTCTCTAGGTGTTACTCCTTGCTTAGGTAAAAAATTTCCGTCCTGGTTAAGCTTCATAATGTTCATTGCCACTGCCAGCTTAATGTCTTCAGCAGCCTTAGCATTGGCTTTAGCCAAATCCTTTACCACTGGTTCATCGACAGATTCAACCAAGCCCTCCTCCGCATGGTGACGGAGTAAGTTGCCTATTATCTGAGCTAATTCTTCTCTCAAAACAGGCTCAGAGGGACGGAATATTCTCTCGGAGGAATTTACCACCTGGTTATATACCAGTATCATCACATCGTCGGCGTAAGATGCTTCTGTTTGCACATCATCAAAAAGCTCAGTAACTGCCGGCGGCTTTAAAAATCGGAAATTATCCAGGTTTAAATTCAATGATTGTACCAGTTTCTCGGCCAACTCACCCCTGGTCACATACTGTTTTACTTGATTCTCTTTACCTGTCTTAGCGGTGTCAGTTGCCACAGGGGTAACAGGAGTTACTTCTGTATTGATCACGGCCTGTTGGGGGATTGGCTGTTGTTTTTTATTGTTTTCATCCGCCTGGCTCTTCCCTATGGGAGACAGCACAGAAGCAGTTAGCAGCAGTGCCCCTGCCATTACACAAACTAAAAATAATCTCATAGTATTACCTCCTGTCAATAAGTTTGACGTTGTGGAGGGGCAACAAGTTCCATAATGTGGGTTATAACCAAAAAAAATTACGGATCGGTTTCCCGATCCTAATTATATTATTCAAAGTGAAGTTTACCACCCTCAAGGCTATTCACTTTAATTAAGGACTCGATACGGACACCAGACTCCCGTAACAACTTGCCACCACCTTGAAAGGCCTTCTCAATCACAATACCTACCCCCACCAGATGTGCCCCTGCTTGTTCAACTAAATTTGCTAAACCTTTCAGGGCTTCTCCCCGGGCTAAGAAATCATCCACAATGAGCACTCGATCAGATGCTGTTAGATATTCCTTAGCCACAAAAATATCCACCGATTCATTTTTGGTGAAGGAATAAATATGGGATTGATAACACTGCTGGTCAAGGGTGGTGGGTTTTCTTTTCTTGGCAAATAGCAAGGGTACATCAAGGGCCATAGCCGTGGTTAGACCCACCGCAATACCAGACGCCTCTACGGTTAAAACCTTGTTAATCTGGGCACCCCGAAACCGTTGAGCAAACTCACGACCTATTTCTACCATAACTTCGGGATCAATTATATGATTAAGAAAGGAATCTACCCTGAGGATTTGCTCAGAGACAACAATACTTTCATTTTTTATTTTCTCCAAAAGTAATTGCATTAGGACCCCCCTCTTTTAGCGTTCTTCTCGGTCATAGGGCAAACCTAAAGCTGCCGGGGCACCAATCCGGTTGGCCATTGCTTTGCGCGTCACCACAATCAAAACTAAGATGGTGAAGATATAGGGGAGCATTTTTAAGAAGAAAGAAGGTATGACAATCCCCATGGCCTGTGCGCGGAAGCCAAAGGCATCTATACCACCAAAGATATAACTACCTATCATAGCCCGCAAAGGATTCCAGGTGGCAAAAATAACCAGAGCCACCGCAATCCAGCCACGACCTGCTGTCATATTTTCCAACCAAGTGGGGGCATAAGCCAGAGAAAGATACGCCCCGCCTAATCCGGCAAACATACCACCTAAGGTAACATATAAATACCGCACTTTATAAACACTAACTCCTAAAGAATCCGCAGAAGCGGGGTTCTCCCCCACTGCCCGCAAATTTAAGCCTGGGCGGGTGCGATAGATTAAGAACCAAAGCAACGGCACAATTACATAGGATAAATAGACCAGTTGATCCTGTTGAAAGAAAATTGGTCCAATAAAGGGTATTTCACTTAGGATACCCAGCTCCATAGGTTTAAAAGCATTCTCAACGGGTATGCCAATGTAAGGCTTGCCAAGAAAGCCAGATAAGCCTGTACCAAAGATAGTCAGAGCCAGACCGGTGACCACTTGATTAGCCTGCAAGGTTACAGTAAGGAAGGCGTGAATTAATGCCATCAGGCCGCCTCCAATGAGAGCTGCCAAAACTCCTAGCCAGGGGTCGCCAGTTTTGACGGCAAAAATAAAACCACAAACCGCACCCACTAGCATCATACCCTCAACCCCGAGGTTGATAATTCCCGACCTTTCTGCTAACAGTTCGCCTAAGGCGGCAAAAAGTATGGGGGTACCTGCAGTTATGGCAGTAGCCAAAATTGTTATGATGAATTCCTGGGTCACTGGCTACACCTCCACCTTTTTCTGGTTCTTTAAGACAATGCGATAACGGTTAAAAAATTCGCCGCCTAAGACAAAGAACAATAGAGCTCCTTGAATCATCGATACAATGGCAGCCGGCACACCGCTGGTCTGTACACTATAGCCACCAACCTGAAGGGCACCCAAAAGGATCGAAACAAGAATTATTGTAAATGGATTAAGTTTGGCCAACCAAGCCACGATGATGGCTGTGTAACCATAACCAGGACTTATACCCTGCTGCATTCTTTGGGTAATGGCCGAAACCTCTGCCATACCTGCCAAACCAGCTATGGCACCACTAATAAACATAACCAACATAATATTCTTTTTAATGTTCATACCTGCATAGCTGGCCGCCCGGGGACTTTGACCAATTACTGTTACTTCATAACCCCAGCGGGAATGCCTGAGGGCAAACCAGATGATAATGGCAATAACTATTGCAAAAACTAAACCAAAATGAACCCTGCTATCACCCAGTGTCGGCAAAATAGCAGAGGGTTCAAAGGGCTTACTCAAAGGAAAATTCATCCCCTGGGGATCCTTCCAGGGGCCAAAGACAAAATAGTTTACCCAGAGGATAGCCACATAGTTTAACATCAGGGTGGTTATGGTTTCGTTAACACCCAGATAGGCCCGGGGAATACCGGGCAGTAAACCCCATAAGCCGCCAAATAACAGGCCAAGCAAAACCATACCCGGCAACATAATGTAAACAGGCAGTTCCGGATAAGTCAGTGCCAGCCAGGATGCACCAAAGGCACCCATATAGAATTGTCCCTCGGCACCGATGTTCCATAACTGCATACGAAAGGCGATGGAAACCCCCAGGCCACAGAGCATCAGTGGGATAGCCTTAACAATGGTTTCAGAAATACCATAGGTTGAGCCAAAGGCTCCATCCAGCATACCACCATATACTGCCAACACCTTTTTCCAAGTGATGCCCTGGGGAGAACCCAAGCCATTAATGTAGAGAAAAATTGCTCCGGTCAACAGGGCTAAAAAGATTGCCGTCACCGGGATAAGAACTAGCCCCACAGAGGAGGGTGCTGCCCTACGTTCCAACTTTATCACGATGCCTTAACCTCCTCGGGTTGAGCGCCTAACATCATTAAACCTATTTTTTCTGGTTCTGCTTCTGTTACAGGTAGAACTCCCATTAAAGTTCCCTTGTAAAGTACGCCAATGTTATGGAAAGTTTTAATAGCTCTTCCAGATCCTCAGAAATTAGGACAATGGCTGCACCTTTACTTCTCTGTTCCAAAAGCATTTGGTGAACTGCCTCCGCAGCAGCAATATCCAAGCCACGTACCGGATACACCGCCACAATAACCTTTGGTTGGGAGGCCAGTTCCCTGGCCAGTAGAATTCTTTGTAAATTACCTCCAGACAGCATCTTAACCGGTGCTGTGAGGCCTGTAAGTTTTACTCCTACACTCTCTATAAGTTTTATGGCATATTCCTTTGCCATTTTACGATTAATAAAGGGCCCCTTACTCAGGGTAGGTCGACGATATTCTTTCAGTATTAGGTTATCTATGGCGCCAAGGTTGGGCACCAAGCCGGAGCCCAAGCGATCTTCCGGAATATAACTGACACCTTCATCGATAATCTCTCGCGGTGAAAAATTACTGACATTTCTATCACCAATGGTAATGCTGCCTCCCTGCAGGGGACGCAAACCTACGATCACTTCTGCCAGTTCCCGTCGTCCATTACCGGCTATACCGGCAATGCCCAATATCTCTCCCTGACGTACGGTTAGGGAAACATTACTCAATCCAGGTCTGTCACTATCACTGGCAGCGGAAACATGCTTT
This region of Desulforamulus ferrireducens genomic DNA includes:
- a CDS encoding ABC transporter permease, whose product is MIKLERRAAPSSVGLVLIPVTAIFLALLTGAIFLYINGLGSPQGITWKKVLAVYGGMLDGAFGSTYGISETIVKAIPLMLCGLGVSIAFRMQLWNIGAEGQFYMGAFGASWLALTYPELPVYIMLPGMVLLGLLFGGLWGLLPGIPRAYLGVNETITTLMLNYVAILWVNYFVFGPWKDPQGMNFPLSKPFEPSAILPTLGDSRVHFGLVFAIVIAIIIWFALRHSRWGYEVTVIGQSPRAASYAGMNIKKNIMLVMFISGAIAGLAGMAEVSAITQRMQQGISPGYGYTAIIVAWLAKLNPFTIILVSILLGALQVGGYSVQTSGVPAAIVSMIQGALLFFVLGGEFFNRYRIVLKNQKKVEV
- a CDS encoding S-layer homology domain-containing protein, with amino-acid sequence MRLFLVCVMAGALLLTASVLSPIGKSQADENNKKQQPIPQQAVINTEVTPVTPVATDTAKTGKENQVKQYVTRGELAEKLVQSLNLNLDNFRFLKPPAVTELFDDVQTEASYADDVMILVYNQVVNSSERIFRPSEPVLREELAQIIGNLLRHHAEEGLVESVDEPVVKDLAKANAKAAEDIKLAVAMNIMKLNQDGNFLPKQGVTPRELQNILKEMENQLGVNDTGVTAQIITNQDGGREVEISWGEKPSSGYKIFIVDLELDKDTLIIKYTTEEPTPGSYNSTVITEPKDNKPIPESYPAQLNLQLVEV
- a CDS encoding xanthine phosphoribosyltransferase — encoded protein: MQLLLEKIKNESIVVSEQILRVDSFLNHIIDPEVMVEIGREFAQRFRGAQINKVLTVEASGIAVGLTTAMALDVPLLFAKKRKPTTLDQQCYQSHIYSFTKNESVDIFVAKEYLTASDRVLIVDDFLARGEALKGLANLVEQAGAHLVGVGIVIEKAFQGGGKLLRESGVRIESLIKVNSLEGGKLHFE
- a CDS encoding ABC transporter permease, encoding MTQEFIITILATAITAGTPILFAALGELLAERSGIINLGVEGMMLVGAVCGFIFAVKTGDPWLGVLAALIGGGLMALIHAFLTVTLQANQVVTGLALTIFGTGLSGFLGKPYIGIPVENAFKPMELGILSEIPFIGPIFFQQDQLVYLSYVIVPLLWFLIYRTRPGLNLRAVGENPASADSLGVSVYKVRYLYVTLGGMFAGLGGAYLSLAYAPTWLENMTAGRGWIAVALVIFATWNPLRAMIGSYIFGGIDAFGFRAQAMGIVIPSFFLKMLPYIFTILVLIVVTRKAMANRIGAPAALGLPYDREER
- a CDS encoding universal stress protein; this encodes MYKKILVPLDGSDRSNKALAHTVELASKLNAKITLMHVVPSLPPYVNTAVDRLGQAQQSIIEELMRNGKEMLQQYASSISDKGIEVDSFTVMGQPADEIIEKAKREDYDLIVIGSRGLGEIKGYLMGSVSNRVSRHAPCPVLIIR